Proteins co-encoded in one Armatimonadota bacterium genomic window:
- the coxB gene encoding cytochrome c oxidase subunit II: protein MPIPTHADERRTAAKVAALIFATVALGVAFTLYARGRWWLPPVASAHGVLIDRLFYSTLWITGAIFVLVHAFLGYLVWRHGARGDERAAHWHEHRRLELTYTLVPAVGLAVMVSMSGVVWSKIHRAPPSDAMVVEVRGEQFAWQFRYPGPDGRFGRTDPKLIDPRRNPWGLDPADPAAADDLVTRDLHLVVDRPVRVRVRARDVIHSFFVAEFRVKQDAVPGMTVETWFVPTKTGVYEIACAELCGVGHYVMRGRVIVEGPDAFQAWLGQQKPALPPAR, encoded by the coding sequence ATGCCCATCCCCACCCACGCGGACGAGCGCCGCACGGCGGCCAAGGTCGCGGCGCTGATCTTCGCCACCGTGGCCCTCGGCGTGGCGTTCACGCTCTACGCCCGTGGTCGCTGGTGGCTGCCGCCGGTTGCGTCGGCGCACGGCGTGCTGATCGACCGCCTCTTCTACAGCACGCTGTGGATCACCGGCGCCATCTTCGTCCTGGTCCACGCGTTCCTGGGGTACCTGGTGTGGCGGCACGGCGCCCGGGGTGACGAGCGGGCCGCGCACTGGCACGAGCACCGGCGGCTGGAGCTCACCTACACCCTCGTGCCGGCCGTGGGGCTGGCCGTGATGGTCTCGATGAGCGGCGTGGTCTGGTCGAAGATCCACCGCGCGCCCCCCTCCGACGCCATGGTGGTCGAAGTCCGCGGCGAGCAGTTCGCCTGGCAGTTCCGCTACCCGGGCCCCGACGGGCGGTTCGGGCGGACGGACCCGAAGCTCATCGACCCGCGGCGGAACCCCTGGGGGCTCGACCCCGCCGACCCGGCCGCGGCCGACGACCTCGTCACCCGCGACCTCCACCTGGTGGTGGACCGCCCGGTGCGGGTGCGGGTACGGGCCCGCGACGTGATCCACAGCTTCTTCGTCGCCGAGTTCCGGGTCAAACAGGACGCGGTGCCCGGCATGACCGTGGAGACCTGGTTCGTCCCCACGAAGACCGGCGTCTACGAGATCGCCTGCGCCGAGCTGTGCGGCGTCGGCCACTACGTGATGCGCGGCAGGGTGATCGTCGAGGGCCCTGACGCGTTCCAGGCGTGGCTGGGCCAGCAGAAACCGGCCCTGCCCCCGGCGCGGTAG
- a CDS encoding nucleotidyltransferase domain-containing protein, with protein MDALHHLKTFFEGEDEVAAVYVYGRYPPGPSFPDTDIELALLFPDDADEDDVRGYLERLSEQNPLGPLPGILMPAALNTHILPVIYEVLTAGELLVDNDPATREAFAARTRARLEAERPQLLQDARIAILQARSLGLAQPARAEALLPQPPKSLDPMRIGWRLGRLLASSSMLETLTRDAEAAGRDADRLAQVLGWFSNGAGAATGIAKAMLSIFDLERPPRRWQVFLPLADQALVPMDLALELASMVEVRWQVLTSTGLLSAERLTARVRGFLPAMVAFARQAAWFCEVPGGDAHVH; from the coding sequence GTGGATGCACTCCATCACCTGAAGACGTTCTTCGAGGGCGAGGACGAGGTGGCTGCGGTCTACGTCTACGGCCGCTATCCACCCGGGCCCAGTTTTCCCGACACCGACATCGAGCTGGCGCTGCTCTTCCCCGACGACGCCGACGAGGACGACGTGCGCGGGTACCTGGAGCGGCTCTCGGAGCAGAACCCGCTGGGCCCGCTCCCGGGCATCCTGATGCCGGCTGCCCTCAACACCCACATCCTGCCCGTGATCTACGAGGTGTTGACCGCCGGCGAGCTGCTGGTGGACAACGATCCCGCCACGCGCGAGGCGTTCGCGGCGCGCACCCGGGCCCGCCTGGAGGCGGAACGGCCGCAGCTGTTGCAGGACGCCCGCATCGCCATCCTGCAGGCCCGGTCGCTGGGGCTCGCCCAGCCCGCCCGGGCCGAGGCCCTGCTGCCCCAGCCGCCGAAGTCCCTCGACCCGATGCGCATCGGCTGGCGGTTGGGCCGCCTGCTGGCGTCGTCCAGCATGCTCGAGACGCTGACGCGCGACGCCGAGGCCGCCGGCCGCGACGCCGACCGGCTGGCGCAGGTGCTCGGGTGGTTCAGCAACGGGGCGGGCGCGGCCACCGGCATCGCCAAGGCGATGCTCAGCATCTTCGACCTGGAACGGCCGCCGCGGCGCTGGCAGGTCTTCCTGCCGCTGGCCGACCAGGCGCTGGTGCCCATGGACCTGGCCCTGGAACTGGCGTCGATGGTGGAAGTGCGCTGGCAGGTGCTGACGTCCACCGGCCTGCTCTCGGCCGAGCGGCTGACCGCGCGCGTCCGCGGCTTCCTGCCCGCCATGGTGGCGTTCGCCCGGCAGGCTGCGTGGTTCTGCGAGGTCCCCGGGGGCGACGCGCACGTCCACTGA
- a CDS encoding NifU N-terminal domain-containing protein, with protein sequence MTDPVRIEIQPTPNVNAMKFVLNRRLTEGRSQTFRSPQEAAGHPLAARLLAIPGVVQVFLLNDFLTVTRDPSAAWEEIVDAAQAAIRDHFAG encoded by the coding sequence GTGACGGACCCGGTACGGATCGAGATCCAGCCCACGCCGAACGTCAACGCCATGAAGTTCGTGCTGAACCGGCGGCTGACGGAAGGCCGCAGCCAGACCTTCCGCTCGCCCCAGGAGGCCGCGGGTCACCCGCTGGCAGCGCGGCTGCTGGCGATTCCCGGCGTGGTGCAGGTGTTCCTGCTGAACGACTTCCTGACGGTGACGCGCGACCCTTCGGCCGCGTGGGAGGAGATCGTCGACGCGGCGCAGGCCGCGATTCGCGACCACTTCGCCGGCTGA
- a CDS encoding dihydrolipoamide acetyltransferase family protein — MAEVIMPKMGDAMTEGKVLRWLKQPGDPVRKGEPIAEIETDKVNVELEAEWDGVLSRVLVAPGSAVPVGAPIAILTRPGEAAPAAEAPPSRAPETPAGTGAPAAAATAQAAAPPPASAPPAAPPAGAVRASPLARRLAAEHGIPLETIRGSGPEGRITKEDVEAAIAARAARPAPTPAPAMPPAAAGREVPLSRMRATIARRMTESKQQVPHFYVTMAIAMDAALDLRRQLNDRLPEAAKVTVNDLVVRAAALALRRYPNLNASFAGDVIRHPAAVNISIAVPVAEGLVSPVLHDVDRKPLWVIAHESKALIERARAGHLRPDDLVGGTFTVSNLGPYGVEAFAAIVNPPQAAILAVGAATPTPVVRDGTVQVATVMHATLSADHRVTDGAEAAQFLGEIRRLLEAPVWLVTEIPEGERTG; from the coding sequence ATGGCCGAGGTCATCATGCCCAAGATGGGCGACGCCATGACCGAGGGCAAGGTGCTCCGGTGGCTGAAGCAGCCGGGCGACCCGGTGCGCAAGGGCGAGCCCATCGCCGAGATCGAGACCGACAAGGTCAACGTCGAGCTGGAGGCCGAGTGGGACGGCGTCCTCAGCCGTGTGCTGGTGGCGCCGGGGAGCGCGGTACCGGTCGGCGCGCCCATCGCCATCCTGACGCGGCCCGGCGAGGCGGCGCCGGCTGCCGAGGCACCGCCGTCCCGGGCGCCAGAGACCCCCGCGGGCACCGGCGCGCCGGCCGCTGCGGCGACTGCGCAGGCAGCCGCTCCCCCACCGGCGAGCGCACCCCCCGCCGCGCCGCCGGCCGGCGCGGTACGGGCCTCGCCCCTGGCGCGCCGGCTGGCGGCCGAGCACGGCATCCCGCTCGAGACGATCCGCGGCAGCGGCCCCGAAGGGCGCATCACCAAAGAAGACGTCGAGGCCGCCATCGCGGCACGTGCCGCCCGCCCCGCACCGACACCAGCGCCCGCGATGCCCCCGGCGGCTGCAGGGCGCGAGGTGCCGCTCTCGCGCATGCGTGCCACCATCGCGCGCCGCATGACCGAGAGCAAACAGCAGGTGCCGCACTTCTACGTGACCATGGCCATCGCCATGGACGCCGCCCTGGACCTGCGCCGGCAACTCAACGACCGGCTGCCCGAGGCCGCGAAGGTCACCGTCAACGACCTGGTGGTCCGGGCTGCGGCGCTGGCGCTGCGGCGCTACCCCAACCTCAACGCGTCGTTTGCGGGCGACGTGATCCGCCACCCGGCTGCCGTCAACATCAGCATCGCGGTGCCGGTCGCCGAGGGGCTCGTCTCCCCGGTCCTGCACGACGTCGACCGCAAGCCGCTGTGGGTCATCGCCCACGAGAGCAAGGCCCTCATCGAGCGGGCGCGGGCCGGCCACCTCCGGCCCGACGATCTCGTCGGCGGCACCTTCACGGTGAGCAACCTGGGACCCTACGGCGTGGAGGCGTTCGCCGCCATCGTCAATCCCCCGCAGGCCGCCATCCTGGCCGTGGGCGCAGCGACACCGACGCCGGTGGTGCGCGACGGCACCGTGCAGGTGGCCACGGTGATGCACGCGACGCTCTCCGCCGACCACCGGGTCACCGACGGCGCCGAGGCCGCCCAGTTCCTGGGGGAGATCCGACGGCTGCTGGAGGCGCCGGTCTGGCTCGTTACGGAGATCCCCGAGGGCGAGCGCACCGGCTAA
- a CDS encoding alpha-ketoacid dehydrogenase subunit beta, with the protein MPELTYRDAIRAALIDAMERDPTVLLLGEDIGLYQGTFRVTADLLARFGPRRVIDTPISEEGFVGAAIGMALLGLRPVVEVMTWNFSLLAFDQIVNNAAKVRYFSGGQVDVPLVIRGPNGAGVQLSAQHSQSVEVFYAHVPGLRVVAPATPADAWGLLRTALRGRDPVIFLENAALYGTKGPVPDGDGALPFGRAEVARPGRDVTIVAYSRMLLVALEAARQLADEGIDAEVINLRSLRPLDGETLVRSVAKTHRAVVVQEQWKPFGAAAEIAATIYEGAFDLLDAPVERVTGADVPMPYARELELLAIPHEADIVAAARRVLYREGR; encoded by the coding sequence ATGCCTGAGCTCACCTACCGCGACGCCATCCGCGCCGCGCTCATCGACGCGATGGAGCGCGATCCGACGGTGCTGTTGCTCGGCGAGGACATCGGGCTCTACCAGGGGACGTTCCGGGTCACCGCGGACCTGCTGGCACGGTTCGGGCCGCGGCGCGTCATCGACACCCCGATCTCCGAGGAAGGGTTCGTGGGCGCCGCCATCGGCATGGCCCTGCTGGGCCTGCGGCCGGTGGTCGAGGTGATGACCTGGAACTTCTCGCTGCTGGCCTTCGACCAGATCGTCAACAACGCGGCCAAGGTGCGCTACTTCTCGGGCGGGCAGGTCGACGTGCCGCTGGTGATCCGCGGACCCAACGGCGCGGGGGTCCAGCTGTCGGCACAGCACTCCCAGAGTGTCGAGGTGTTCTACGCCCACGTCCCCGGGCTGCGGGTGGTGGCGCCGGCGACCCCGGCCGACGCGTGGGGCCTGCTGCGCACGGCGCTGCGGGGCCGCGATCCGGTGATCTTCCTGGAGAACGCCGCGCTGTACGGCACCAAGGGCCCCGTCCCCGACGGCGACGGCGCGCTGCCGTTCGGCCGGGCCGAGGTGGCGCGGCCGGGGCGCGACGTCACCATCGTGGCCTACAGCCGGATGCTCCTGGTGGCGCTGGAGGCCGCGCGGCAGCTCGCCGACGAGGGCATCGACGCCGAGGTGATCAACCTGCGCTCGCTGCGGCCGCTGGACGGCGAGACGCTGGTGCGCTCCGTGGCGAAGACGCACCGCGCGGTGGTGGTGCAGGAACAGTGGAAGCCCTTTGGCGCCGCCGCCGAGATCGCGGCGACGATCTACGAGGGCGCGTTCGACCTGCTGGACGCGCCGGTGGAACGCGTCACCGGCGCGGACGTGCCGATGCCCTACGCCCGCGAGCTGGAGCTGCTGGCGATCCCCCACGAGGCCGACATCGTGGCCGCGGCCCGCCGCGTGCTCTACCGTGAGGGGCGGTAG